From Megalops cyprinoides isolate fMegCyp1 chromosome 18, fMegCyp1.pri, whole genome shotgun sequence, one genomic window encodes:
- the LOC118793541 gene encoding fibrous sheath CABYR-binding protein-like isoform X1: MYLCRAAWQKLGPLTRKSVTQLSRNVIPMRTMSSGVPGGSGQNIVYFLLCGGSLAAAVTYAYKTVTSDHERFNDRVSEIRARPKTEWQPKPWPPKGEGEEEEEEAAEAEEAEEAAEVEEAAEVEEAAEAGEAAETEEAAEAVEAAEAPEASGEEAAVEEPAAAEEAVEEAVAVEETAVAAEPAEVAAEAAATETSESAGVAETVVEAVAEAVAETAEVVAEAAEEVAAAAEVVVEVAKEVAEVAEAVEKTAEAIEAGGEAAVETVEAAEAPVAVEAAEAAEAPAAVETVEAAEAPAAVETVEAAEAPAAVETVEAAEAPAEVAVEAVEAPAEVAVEAAPAEASQEPAAEAEPAPAESNVTDLLSPVTVAAVAPAEAGEIAAASVTEEAVEVAEAAPAEVAVEEPKEVPAVAEPEAAPSESVAQEVTPVAEAPSAVAEEEKPVEAAVVEEVITLPPVVEEEKTAEAAAVEEVVAVPPVVEEVVAVPPVVEEVVAVPPVVEEVIAVPPVVEEVIAVPPVVEEEKPAEAAVVEAVTETAPAAEVPAAVEVVEAAASSAGSEVEGTAEVQVPETETSAVVEVAESAAVEPEASPVVEVAATTEAVPEVVTPSEAPVPPAVEEVPAPVAVTPSAEPKPAPAKEYIVVVLEGAPKASGTSKVLAMGHMSGSIPAPPDDDEPAPEPEVKEEATSPKTSDAVAADESKE; the protein is encoded by the exons TGATTCCCATGCGAACCATGTCCTCGGGCGTCCCCGGCGGCTCGGGGCAGAACATTGTGTACTTTCTCCTCTGCGGAGGCTCTCTTGCTGCAGCCGTTACCTAT GCTTACAAGACTGTGACTAGTGACCATGAGCGGTTCAATGATAGAGTATCGGAGATCAGAGCCAGGCCGAAGACGGAGTGGCAGCCCAAGCCATGGCCACCCAAAG gTGAAGGAGAAGAGG AAGAAGAGGAGGCGGCTGAGGCGGAAGAAGCGGAAGAGGCAGCCGAAGTGGAAGAGGCAGCCGAGGTAGAAGAGGCTGCCGAGGCAGGAGAGGCGGCAGAGACGGAAGAGGCGGCCGAGGCGGTAGAGGCCGCCGAGGCACCCGAAGCCAGCGGGGAGGAGGCCGCCGTCGAAGAACCGGCAGCGGCGGAAGAGGCGGTTGAGGAAGCCGTCGCGGTCGAGGAGACCGCAGTGGCGGCTGAGCCTGCAGAAGTGGCCGCAGAGGCGGCCGCTACAGAGACCTCTGAGTCCGCCGGGGTGGCAGAGACTGTGGTGGAGGCCGTGGCTGAGGCAGTGGCCGAGACAGCCGAAGTAGTAGCCGAGGCGGCGGAGGAGGTCGCCGCTGCGGCGGAGGTGGTCGTCGAGGTGGCCAAGGAGGTAGCCGAGGTGGCAGAGGCCGTAGAGAAGACGGCTGAGGCGATAGAGGCTGGGGGCGAGGCGGCAGTGGAGACAGTGGAGGCTGCCGAGGCGCCGGTGGCAGTGGAGGCTGCGGAGGCCGCCGAGGCACCAGCGGCAGTGGAGACAGTGGAGGCCGCCGAGGCACCAGCGGCAGTGGAGACAGTGGAGGCCGCCGAGGCACCAGCGGCAGTGGAGACAGTGGAGGCCGCCGAGGCACCAGCGGAGGTGGCGGTGGAGGCTGTTGAGGCACCGGCAGAGGTGGCGGTGGAGGCTGCGCCGGCCGAAGCCTCTCAGGAGCCCGCCGCAGAGGCAGAGCCTGCCCCGGCTGAGAGCAACG tgacagACCTGCTCAGCCCCGTGACAGTGGCAGCGGTGGCACCGGCGGAGGCGGGCGAAATCGCGGCTGCTTCTGTGACAGAGGAGGCTGTTGAAGTAGCGGAGGCCGCGCCCGCAGAAGTTGCAGTTGAGGAGCCGAAAGAGGTGCCAGCGGTGGCCGAACCAGAGGCGGCCCCATCGGAAAGCGTGGCTCAGGAAGTCACTCCTGTTGCGGAGGCGCCCTCTGCTGTCGCGGAGGAAGAAAAGCCAGTCGAAGCTGCAGTGGTAGAGGAAGTTATAACGCTGCCCCCTGTGGTGGAAGAAGAGAAGACAGCCGAAGCTGCAGCGGTAGAGGAAGTTGTAGCAGTGCCCCCAGTGGTAGAAGAAGTCGTTGCAGTGCCCCCAGTGGTAGAAGAAGTCGTTGCAGTGCCCCCAGTGGTAGAAGAAGTCATTGCAGTGCCCCCAGTGGTAGAGGAAGTCATTGCAGTGCCCCCAGTGGTGGAAGAAGAGAAGCCAGCTGAGGCAGCAGTGGTAGAGGCTGTAACGGAGACAGCCCCAGCAGCAGAGGTGCCTGCGGCAGTCGAAGTCGTAGAGGCTGCAGCGTCCTCTGCGGGGAGTGAAGTGGAGGGAACAGCGGAGGTTCAAGTCCCAGAGACTGAGACAAGTGCAGTCGTTGAGGTTGCAGAGAGCGCAGCGGTGGAGCCAGAAGCAAGTCCAGTCGTGGAGGTCGCTGCGACTACAGAAGCTGTGCCAGAAGTGGTGACCCCATCTGAAGCACCAGTGCCCCCAGCAGTGGAGGAGGTCCCGGCGCCGGTGGCCGTAACTCCCTCTGCGGAGCCCAAACCGGCCCCTGCAAAGGAATACATAGTGGTCGTGCTGGAAGGTGCGCCAAAGGCATCCGGAACATCAAAGGTCTTGGCAATGGGTCACATGTCTGGAAGCATCCCGGCTCCCCCTGACGATGACGAGCCTGCTCCTGAACCAGAGGTAAAAG AAGAAGCGACGTCTCCTAAAACTTCAGATGCTGTAGCTGCAGACGAAAG TAAGGAGTAG
- the LOC118793541 gene encoding fibrous sheath CABYR-binding protein-like isoform X3, translating to MYLCRAAWQKLGPLTRKSVTQLSRNVIPMRTMSSGVPGGSGQNIVYFLLCGGSLAAAVTYAYKTVTSDHERFNDRVSEIRARPKTEWQPKPWPPKGEGEEEEEEAAEAEEAEEAAEVEEAAEVEEAAEAGEAAETEEAAEAVEAAEAPEASGEEAAVEEPAAAEEAVEEAVAVEETAVAAEPAEVAAEAAATETSESAGVAETVVEAVAEAVAETAEVVAEAAEEVAAAAEVVVEVAKEVAEVAEAVEKTAEAIEAGGEAAVETVEAAEAPVAVEAAEAAEAPAAVETVEAAEAPAAVETVEAAEAPAEVAVEAVEAPAEVAVEAAPAEASQEPAAEAEPAPAESNVTDLLSPVTVAAVAPAEAGEIAAASVTEEAVEVAEAAPAEVAVEEPKEVPAVAEPEAAPSESVAQEVTPVAEAPSAVAEEEKPVEAAVVEEVITLPPVVEEEKTAEAAAVEEVVAVPPVVEEVVAVPPVVEEVVAVPPVVEEVIAVPPVVEEVIAVPPVVEEEKPAEAAVVEAVTETAPAAEVPAAVEVVEAAASSAGSEVEGTAEVQVPETETSAVVEVAESAAVEPEASPVVEVAATTEAVPEVVTPSEAPVPPAVEEVPAPVAVTPSAEPKPAPAKEYIVVVLEGAPKASGTSKVLAMGHMSGSIPAPPDDDEPAPEPEVKEEATSPKTSDAVAADESKE from the exons TGATTCCCATGCGAACCATGTCCTCGGGCGTCCCCGGCGGCTCGGGGCAGAACATTGTGTACTTTCTCCTCTGCGGAGGCTCTCTTGCTGCAGCCGTTACCTAT GCTTACAAGACTGTGACTAGTGACCATGAGCGGTTCAATGATAGAGTATCGGAGATCAGAGCCAGGCCGAAGACGGAGTGGCAGCCCAAGCCATGGCCACCCAAAG gTGAAGGAGAAGAGG AAGAAGAGGAGGCGGCTGAGGCGGAAGAAGCGGAAGAGGCAGCCGAAGTGGAAGAGGCAGCCGAGGTAGAAGAGGCTGCCGAGGCAGGAGAGGCGGCAGAGACGGAAGAGGCGGCCGAGGCGGTAGAGGCCGCCGAGGCACCCGAAGCCAGCGGGGAGGAGGCCGCCGTCGAAGAACCGGCAGCGGCGGAAGAGGCGGTTGAGGAAGCCGTCGCGGTCGAGGAGACCGCAGTGGCGGCTGAGCCTGCAGAAGTGGCCGCAGAGGCGGCCGCTACAGAGACCTCTGAGTCCGCCGGGGTGGCAGAGACTGTGGTGGAGGCCGTGGCTGAGGCAGTGGCCGAGACAGCCGAAGTAGTAGCCGAGGCGGCGGAGGAGGTCGCCGCTGCGGCGGAGGTGGTCGTCGAGGTGGCCAAGGAGGTAGCCGAGGTGGCAGAGGCCGTAGAGAAGACGGCTGAGGCGATAGAGGCTGGGGGCGAGGCGGCAGTGGAGACAGTGGAGGCTGCCGAGGCGCCGGTGGCAGTGGAGGCTGCGGAGGCCGCCGAGGCACCAGCGGCAGTGGAGACAGTGGAGGCCGCCGAGGCACCAGCGGCAGTGGAGACAGTGGAGGCCGCCGAG GCACCAGCGGAGGTGGCGGTGGAGGCTGTTGAGGCACCGGCAGAGGTGGCGGTGGAGGCTGCGCCGGCCGAAGCCTCTCAGGAGCCCGCCGCAGAGGCAGAGCCTGCCCCGGCTGAGAGCAACG tgacagACCTGCTCAGCCCCGTGACAGTGGCAGCGGTGGCACCGGCGGAGGCGGGCGAAATCGCGGCTGCTTCTGTGACAGAGGAGGCTGTTGAAGTAGCGGAGGCCGCGCCCGCAGAAGTTGCAGTTGAGGAGCCGAAAGAGGTGCCAGCGGTGGCCGAACCAGAGGCGGCCCCATCGGAAAGCGTGGCTCAGGAAGTCACTCCTGTTGCGGAGGCGCCCTCTGCTGTCGCGGAGGAAGAAAAGCCAGTCGAAGCTGCAGTGGTAGAGGAAGTTATAACGCTGCCCCCTGTGGTGGAAGAAGAGAAGACAGCCGAAGCTGCAGCGGTAGAGGAAGTTGTAGCAGTGCCCCCAGTGGTAGAAGAAGTCGTTGCAGTGCCCCCAGTGGTAGAAGAAGTCGTTGCAGTGCCCCCAGTGGTAGAAGAAGTCATTGCAGTGCCCCCAGTGGTAGAGGAAGTCATTGCAGTGCCCCCAGTGGTGGAAGAAGAGAAGCCAGCTGAGGCAGCAGTGGTAGAGGCTGTAACGGAGACAGCCCCAGCAGCAGAGGTGCCTGCGGCAGTCGAAGTCGTAGAGGCTGCAGCGTCCTCTGCGGGGAGTGAAGTGGAGGGAACAGCGGAGGTTCAAGTCCCAGAGACTGAGACAAGTGCAGTCGTTGAGGTTGCAGAGAGCGCAGCGGTGGAGCCAGAAGCAAGTCCAGTCGTGGAGGTCGCTGCGACTACAGAAGCTGTGCCAGAAGTGGTGACCCCATCTGAAGCACCAGTGCCCCCAGCAGTGGAGGAGGTCCCGGCGCCGGTGGCCGTAACTCCCTCTGCGGAGCCCAAACCGGCCCCTGCAAAGGAATACATAGTGGTCGTGCTGGAAGGTGCGCCAAAGGCATCCGGAACATCAAAGGTCTTGGCAATGGGTCACATGTCTGGAAGCATCCCGGCTCCCCCTGACGATGACGAGCCTGCTCCTGAACCAGAGGTAAAAG AAGAAGCGACGTCTCCTAAAACTTCAGATGCTGTAGCTGCAGACGAAAG TAAGGAGTAG
- the LOC118793541 gene encoding fibrous sheath CABYR-binding protein-like isoform X2 — MYLCRAAWQKLGPLTRKSVTQLSRNVIPMRTMSSGVPGGSGQNIVYFLLCGGSLAAAVTYAYKTVTSDHERFNDRVSEIRARPKTEWQPKPWPPKGEGEEEEEEAAEAEEAEEAAEVEEAAEVEEAAEAGEAAETEEAAEAVEAAEAPEASGEEAAVEEPAAAEEAVEEAVAVEETAVAAEPAEVAAEAAATETSESAGVAETVVEAVAEAVAETAEVVAEAAEEVAAAAEVVVEVAKEVAEVAEAVEKTAEAIEAGGEAAVETVEAAEAPVAVEAAEAAEAPAAVETVEAAEAPAAVETVEAAEAPAAVETVEAAEAPAEVAVEAVEAPAEVAVEAAPAEASQEPAAEAEPAPAESNVTDLLSPVTVAAVAPAEAGEIAAASVTEEAVEVAEAAPAEVAVEEPKEVPAVAEPEAAPSESVAQEVTPVAEAPSAVAEEEKPVEAAVVEEVITLPPVVEEEKTAEAAAVEEVVAVPPVVEEVVAVPPVVEEVVAVPPVVEEVIAVPPVVEEVIAVPPVVEEEKPAEAAVVEAVTETAPAAEVPAAVEVVEAAASSAGSEVEGTAEVQVPETETSAVVEVAESAAVEPEASPVVEVAATTEAVPEVVTPSEAPVPPAVEEVPAPVAVTPSAEPKPAPAKEYIVVVLEGAPKASGTSKVLAMGHMSGSIPAPPDDDEPAPEPEKKRRLLKLQML, encoded by the exons TGATTCCCATGCGAACCATGTCCTCGGGCGTCCCCGGCGGCTCGGGGCAGAACATTGTGTACTTTCTCCTCTGCGGAGGCTCTCTTGCTGCAGCCGTTACCTAT GCTTACAAGACTGTGACTAGTGACCATGAGCGGTTCAATGATAGAGTATCGGAGATCAGAGCCAGGCCGAAGACGGAGTGGCAGCCCAAGCCATGGCCACCCAAAG gTGAAGGAGAAGAGG AAGAAGAGGAGGCGGCTGAGGCGGAAGAAGCGGAAGAGGCAGCCGAAGTGGAAGAGGCAGCCGAGGTAGAAGAGGCTGCCGAGGCAGGAGAGGCGGCAGAGACGGAAGAGGCGGCCGAGGCGGTAGAGGCCGCCGAGGCACCCGAAGCCAGCGGGGAGGAGGCCGCCGTCGAAGAACCGGCAGCGGCGGAAGAGGCGGTTGAGGAAGCCGTCGCGGTCGAGGAGACCGCAGTGGCGGCTGAGCCTGCAGAAGTGGCCGCAGAGGCGGCCGCTACAGAGACCTCTGAGTCCGCCGGGGTGGCAGAGACTGTGGTGGAGGCCGTGGCTGAGGCAGTGGCCGAGACAGCCGAAGTAGTAGCCGAGGCGGCGGAGGAGGTCGCCGCTGCGGCGGAGGTGGTCGTCGAGGTGGCCAAGGAGGTAGCCGAGGTGGCAGAGGCCGTAGAGAAGACGGCTGAGGCGATAGAGGCTGGGGGCGAGGCGGCAGTGGAGACAGTGGAGGCTGCCGAGGCGCCGGTGGCAGTGGAGGCTGCGGAGGCCGCCGAGGCACCAGCGGCAGTGGAGACAGTGGAGGCCGCCGAGGCACCAGCGGCAGTGGAGACAGTGGAGGCCGCCGAGGCACCAGCGGCAGTGGAGACAGTGGAGGCCGCCGAGGCACCAGCGGAGGTGGCGGTGGAGGCTGTTGAGGCACCGGCAGAGGTGGCGGTGGAGGCTGCGCCGGCCGAAGCCTCTCAGGAGCCCGCCGCAGAGGCAGAGCCTGCCCCGGCTGAGAGCAACG tgacagACCTGCTCAGCCCCGTGACAGTGGCAGCGGTGGCACCGGCGGAGGCGGGCGAAATCGCGGCTGCTTCTGTGACAGAGGAGGCTGTTGAAGTAGCGGAGGCCGCGCCCGCAGAAGTTGCAGTTGAGGAGCCGAAAGAGGTGCCAGCGGTGGCCGAACCAGAGGCGGCCCCATCGGAAAGCGTGGCTCAGGAAGTCACTCCTGTTGCGGAGGCGCCCTCTGCTGTCGCGGAGGAAGAAAAGCCAGTCGAAGCTGCAGTGGTAGAGGAAGTTATAACGCTGCCCCCTGTGGTGGAAGAAGAGAAGACAGCCGAAGCTGCAGCGGTAGAGGAAGTTGTAGCAGTGCCCCCAGTGGTAGAAGAAGTCGTTGCAGTGCCCCCAGTGGTAGAAGAAGTCGTTGCAGTGCCCCCAGTGGTAGAAGAAGTCATTGCAGTGCCCCCAGTGGTAGAGGAAGTCATTGCAGTGCCCCCAGTGGTGGAAGAAGAGAAGCCAGCTGAGGCAGCAGTGGTAGAGGCTGTAACGGAGACAGCCCCAGCAGCAGAGGTGCCTGCGGCAGTCGAAGTCGTAGAGGCTGCAGCGTCCTCTGCGGGGAGTGAAGTGGAGGGAACAGCGGAGGTTCAAGTCCCAGAGACTGAGACAAGTGCAGTCGTTGAGGTTGCAGAGAGCGCAGCGGTGGAGCCAGAAGCAAGTCCAGTCGTGGAGGTCGCTGCGACTACAGAAGCTGTGCCAGAAGTGGTGACCCCATCTGAAGCACCAGTGCCCCCAGCAGTGGAGGAGGTCCCGGCGCCGGTGGCCGTAACTCCCTCTGCGGAGCCCAAACCGGCCCCTGCAAAGGAATACATAGTGGTCGTGCTGGAAGGTGCGCCAAAGGCATCCGGAACATCAAAGGTCTTGGCAATGGGTCACATGTCTGGAAGCATCCCGGCTCCCCCTGACGATGACGAGCCTGCTCCTGAACCAGAG AAGAAGCGACGTCTCCTAAAACTTCAGATGCTGTAG